Proteins from a genomic interval of Pantoea deleyi:
- the mukB gene encoding chromosome partition protein MukB: MIERGKFRSLTLINWNGFFARTFDLDELVTTLSGGNGAGKSTTMAAFVTALIPDLTLLHFRNTTEAGATSGSRDKGLHGKLRAGVCYSMLDVVNSRHQRVVVGVRLQQVAGRDKKVDIKPFSIHGLPTDTNPTDMLTEVLNSRQARVLPLNEVKERVEAQEGVQFRAYNSVTDYHAMMFDLGVVPRRLRSASDRSKFYRLIEASLYGGISSAITRSLRDYLLPENSGVRKAFQDMEAALRENRMTLEAIRVTQSDRDLFKHLISEATSYVSADYMRHANERRGHLDSALQLRNELFSSRKQLATEQYRHVEMARELAEHSGAENDLEVDYQAASDHLNLVQTAMRQQEKIERYDADIEDLTLRLEEQTEVVAEAREIQEENEARAEAAELEVDELKSQLADFQQALDVQQTRAIQYQQALQALERARTLCQLPDLNIDNAAEWQESFQAKEEEATERLLHLEQKLSVAEAAHSQFEQALALVTSIAGDVTRQDAWQTGRELLRDASNQRHHAEQLSSLRLRLNELEQRLREQHEAERLLAEFCKRQGQHYDPDALAGLQQELEAQIEQLNSSVSDAGEQRMKMRQELEQLRERITSLTARAPHWLAAQEILTQLSEQTGQALSSSQDVTEYMQQLLERERETTVERDEVAASKRDIEQQIERLSQPGGAEDARLTQLAERFGGVLLSEIYDDVTLDDAPYFSALYGPSRHAIVVPDLSQVREMLDGLEECPEDLYLIEGDPQSFDDSVFSVDELQNAVVVKVADRQWRYSRFPKIPLFGRAARENQLELLHLERDKLAESYATLSFDVQKTQRLHQSFSRFIGSHLAVAFDDDPEAQIRQLGARRGELERALNQHESNNQQQRQQYELAKEGVSQLNRLLPRVNLLLDDTLADRCEEIREQVDAAQDAARFLHQHGAKLAKLEPILAVLQSDPEQHEQLQADYQQAQQQQRSARQQAFALTEVVQRRAHFSYEDSAGMLNGNNDLSDKLRQRLEQAESERSRCRDRLREHQAQLTQYNQVLASLKSAWDAKRDMLKELQQEMQDIGVQADSSAEARARVRRDELYTALSHNRARRNQLEKQLTFCEAEMENLQKRLRQLERNYHQVREQVVSAKAGWCTVLRLVKENGVERRLHRRELAYLSGDELRSMSDKALGALRLAVADNEHLRDVLRLSEDPKRPERKIQFFIAVYQHLRERIRQDIIRTDDPVEAIEQMEIELNRLTEELTAREQTLAISSRSAANIIRKTIQREQNRIRQLNQGLQTVSFGQVRSVRLNVNVRETHAMLLDTLSEEHEQHQDLFNSNRLTFSEALAKLYQRLNPHIDMGQRTPQTIGEELLDYRNYLEMEVEVNRGSDGWLRAESGALSTGEAIGTGMSILVMVVQSWEEESRRLRGKDISPCRLLFLDEAARLDARSIATLFELCERLEMQLVIAAPENISPEKGTTYKLVRKVFNNTEHVHVVGLRGFAADPSPVRPGSNADALPDLTAENSQAET, encoded by the coding sequence CTACGATGGCGGCCTTTGTGACGGCCCTGATCCCCGATTTAACACTGCTGCACTTCCGAAATACCACTGAAGCGGGCGCCACCTCCGGCTCCCGCGACAAGGGTCTGCACGGTAAACTGCGCGCCGGGGTCTGCTACTCGATGCTGGACGTGGTTAACTCACGTCATCAGCGTGTGGTGGTCGGCGTCCGCCTGCAGCAGGTCGCCGGACGCGATAAAAAGGTCGATATCAAGCCCTTCAGTATTCACGGCCTGCCCACCGACACCAATCCGACCGACATGCTGACGGAAGTGCTTAACAGCCGTCAGGCGCGCGTACTGCCGCTGAATGAGGTTAAAGAGCGCGTCGAGGCGCAGGAGGGCGTGCAGTTCCGCGCCTATAACTCGGTCACCGACTATCACGCCATGATGTTTGATCTTGGCGTGGTGCCGCGTCGTCTGCGCTCAGCCAGCGATCGCAGCAAGTTCTATCGCCTGATTGAGGCCTCGCTGTATGGCGGCATCTCCAGCGCCATCACCCGATCGCTGCGTGACTACCTGCTGCCTGAAAACAGCGGGGTGCGCAAAGCGTTCCAGGATATGGAAGCCGCACTGCGCGAGAACCGCATGACGCTGGAAGCAATCCGCGTGACCCAGTCTGACCGCGATCTTTTCAAGCATCTGATCTCCGAGGCGACCAGCTACGTCTCTGCGGACTACATGCGCCACGCCAACGAGCGCCGGGGACACCTCGACAGCGCGCTGCAGCTGCGCAATGAGCTATTCAGCAGCCGTAAGCAGCTGGCGACCGAACAGTATCGTCACGTCGAAATGGCGCGCGAACTGGCTGAGCACAGCGGCGCCGAAAACGATCTCGAAGTTGATTATCAGGCTGCCAGCGACCACCTGAACCTGGTGCAGACCGCGATGCGTCAGCAGGAGAAGATCGAGCGCTACGACGCGGATATCGAGGATCTGACCCTGCGGCTGGAAGAGCAGACCGAAGTGGTCGCCGAAGCGCGCGAAATTCAGGAAGAGAACGAAGCCCGCGCCGAAGCGGCCGAGCTGGAAGTGGATGAGCTGAAGAGCCAGCTGGCCGATTTCCAGCAGGCGCTCGACGTGCAGCAGACCCGCGCTATCCAGTATCAGCAGGCTCTGCAGGCGCTGGAGCGCGCCCGGACGCTCTGTCAGCTGCCCGATCTGAACATTGATAATGCGGCGGAGTGGCAGGAGAGTTTTCAGGCTAAAGAGGAAGAGGCGACGGAACGTCTGCTGCATCTGGAACAGAAGCTGAGCGTGGCGGAAGCGGCGCACAGTCAGTTTGAGCAGGCGCTGGCGCTGGTCACCAGCATCGCCGGTGACGTGACGCGGCAGGATGCGTGGCAGACCGGCCGCGAACTGCTGCGCGATGCCAGCAATCAGCGTCATCACGCCGAGCAGCTTTCGTCGCTGCGTCTGCGTCTTAACGAGCTTGAGCAGCGTCTGCGTGAGCAGCATGAGGCGGAGCGTCTGCTGGCCGAGTTCTGCAAGCGTCAGGGGCAGCACTACGATCCCGATGCGCTGGCGGGCCTGCAGCAGGAGCTGGAAGCGCAGATTGAGCAGCTGAACAGCAGCGTGTCGGACGCCGGTGAGCAGCGCATGAAGATGCGTCAGGAGCTGGAGCAGCTGCGTGAGCGCATCACCAGCCTGACCGCCCGTGCCCCCCACTGGCTGGCGGCGCAGGAGATCCTGACGCAGCTCAGCGAGCAGACGGGCCAGGCGCTCAGCAGCAGCCAGGATGTCACCGAATATATGCAGCAGCTGCTGGAGCGTGAGCGCGAAACTACCGTCGAGCGCGACGAAGTGGCCGCCAGCAAACGCGATATCGAGCAGCAGATTGAGCGGCTGAGCCAGCCTGGCGGAGCGGAAGATGCGCGTCTGACCCAGCTGGCTGAACGTTTTGGCGGCGTCCTGCTCTCTGAAATTTATGATGATGTGACACTGGATGATGCGCCTTACTTCTCGGCGCTCTACGGTCCATCGCGCCATGCGATAGTGGTACCCGATCTCTCGCAGGTGCGCGAGATGCTGGACGGGCTGGAAGAGTGCCCGGAAGATCTCTATCTGATCGAAGGGGATCCGCAATCCTTCGATGACAGCGTTTTCAGCGTCGATGAGCTGCAGAATGCCGTTGTCGTGAAGGTCGCGGATCGTCAGTGGCGTTACTCGCGCTTCCCGAAAATACCGCTGTTTGGCCGTGCGGCGCGTGAGAATCAGCTTGAGCTGCTGCACCTTGAGCGCGACAAACTGGCGGAAAGCTACGCCACGCTGTCGTTCGATGTGCAGAAAACGCAGCGTCTGCATCAATCCTTCAGCCGTTTTATCGGTTCACACCTGGCTGTTGCCTTCGATGACGATCCGGAAGCGCAGATCCGTCAGCTGGGCGCGCGCCGGGGCGAGCTGGAGCGGGCGCTGAATCAGCATGAAAGCAACAATCAGCAGCAGCGTCAGCAGTATGAGCTGGCGAAAGAGGGCGTGTCGCAGTTAAACCGTTTGCTGCCTCGCGTTAATCTGCTGCTGGACGATACCCTGGCCGATCGCTGCGAAGAGATTCGTGAGCAGGTCGATGCCGCGCAGGACGCAGCGCGCTTCCTGCATCAGCATGGCGCTAAACTGGCGAAGCTCGAACCAATCCTCGCGGTGTTGCAGAGCGATCCGGAGCAGCATGAGCAGCTTCAGGCTGATTATCAGCAGGCGCAGCAGCAGCAGCGCAGCGCGCGTCAGCAGGCCTTTGCCCTGACCGAAGTGGTACAGCGCCGCGCACACTTCAGCTATGAAGACTCTGCGGGCATGCTCAACGGCAACAACGATCTCAGCGATAAGCTGCGCCAGCGTCTGGAGCAGGCGGAAAGCGAACGCAGCCGCTGTCGCGATCGCCTGCGTGAGCATCAGGCCCAGCTGACGCAGTACAACCAGGTGCTCGCCTCGCTGAAGAGCGCCTGGGATGCTAAACGCGACATGCTGAAAGAGTTGCAGCAGGAGATGCAGGATATTGGCGTTCAGGCCGATAGCAGCGCAGAAGCGCGCGCACGCGTGCGTCGCGATGAGCTTTATACGGCCCTGAGCCACAACCGCGCCCGCCGTAATCAGCTGGAGAAACAGCTGACCTTCTGTGAAGCGGAGATGGAAAACCTGCAGAAGCGACTGCGCCAGCTGGAGCGAAATTATCATCAGGTGCGTGAGCAGGTGGTCAGTGCGAAAGCGGGCTGGTGTACCGTGCTGCGTCTGGTGAAAGAGAATGGCGTGGAGCGTCGTCTGCATCGACGCGAGCTAGCCTACCTGAGCGGCGATGAGCTGCGTTCGATGTCTGATAAAGCGTTGGGCGCGCTGCGTCTGGCGGTGGCGGACAACGAACATCTGCGCGACGTGCTGCGGCTGTCGGAAGATCCGAAACGTCCGGAACGGAAAATTCAGTTCTTTATTGCGGTCTACCAGCATCTGCGCGAGCGTATCCGTCAGGATATTATCCGCACGGACGATCCGGTGGAAGCGATCGAGCAGATGGAAATCGAGCTGAACCGGCTGACGGAAGAGCTGACCGCGCGTGAGCAGACGCTGGCGATCAGCTCCCGCAGTGCGGCGAACATCATCCGTAAAACCATTCAGCGTGAGCAGAACCGTATCCGCCAGCTTAACCAGGGCCTGCAGACCGTCAGTTTTGGTCAGGTTCGCAGCGTGCGGCTCAACGTCAACGTGCGTGAAACCCACGCGATGCTGCTGGACACGCTGTCGGAAGAGCATGAACAGCATCAGGATCTGTTTAACAGCAACCGCCTGACCTTCTCGGAGGCGCTGGCGAAACTTTATCAGCGCCTGAATCCGCATATCGACATGGGGCAGCGCACGCCGCAGACCATCGGTGAAGAGCTGCTGGACTACCGCAACTATCTGGAGATGGAAGTGGAAGTTAACCGTGGATCGGATGGCTGGCTGCGCGCAGAGAGTGGCGCGCTGTCAACCGGTGAGGCGATCGGTACCGGTATGTCTATTCTGGTGATGGTGGTGCAGAGCTGGGAAGAGGAGTCACGCCGTCTGCGCGGCAAAGACATTTCGCCCTGCCGTCTGCTGTTCCTCGACGAGGCGGCGCGACTGGATGCCCGTTCCATCGCTACGCTGTTTGAGCTGTGTGAGCGACTGGAGATGCAGCTGGTCATTGCCGCACCGGAAAACATCAGCCCGGAGAAAGGCACGACCTACAAACTGGTGCGTAAAGTGTTCAATAACACTGAGCACGTCCATGTGGTCGGGCTGCGTGGTTTTGCCGCCGATCCCTCACCGGTGAGGCCGGGAAGCAACGCGGATGCGCTGCCCGATTTAACGGCTGAAAATTCCCAGGCAGAAACGTAG